In a genomic window of Maridesulfovibrio ferrireducens:
- a CDS encoding response regulator, producing MEVQPLQTVLVVDDMATNIDILLEVLKGDYKVKVALNGEEALEVIDSPNPPDIVLMDIMMPEMDGYEVCRRMKLNKKSRYIPVIFVTTKNAEDDETFGFELGAVDYITKPINPAIVKARVKTHLALHNQSIALEHQVADRTKDLYSTRLEIVRRLGIAAEYRDNETGLHIIRMSKYCRTIAKGFGFCDKEADILLNAAPMHDVGKIGIPDNILIKPGKLTPEEWKTMMTHTAIGGKIIGVHDNNLMTTARTVALTHHEKWNGTGYPNGLSGKNIPIEGRIAAIADVFDALTSKRPYKNAWPEEKAFDLILKERGEHFDPELVEIFFKNIEEIISIKQQYSK from the coding sequence ATGGAAGTGCAACCCTTACAGACTGTCTTGGTAGTGGATGACATGGCCACTAACATTGATATTCTTTTGGAAGTTCTTAAGGGTGACTACAAGGTGAAGGTTGCACTCAATGGTGAAGAAGCCTTGGAGGTCATTGATTCGCCCAATCCACCGGACATCGTCCTTATGGATATAATGATGCCAGAGATGGACGGGTATGAAGTCTGTCGCAGGATGAAATTAAACAAGAAGAGTCGGTACATCCCTGTCATTTTTGTCACCACGAAAAATGCTGAAGATGATGAGACATTCGGTTTTGAGCTAGGTGCTGTAGATTATATAACCAAGCCTATTAATCCCGCCATTGTGAAGGCTCGTGTCAAGACGCATTTAGCTCTGCATAATCAGAGTATTGCTTTGGAGCATCAGGTGGCCGACCGTACCAAGGATTTGTATTCTACTCGTTTGGAAATCGTCCGTCGCCTTGGAATAGCAGCAGAATACAGGGACAATGAAACAGGTCTTCATATTATTCGGATGAGTAAATACTGCCGTACAATAGCCAAGGGGTTTGGCTTTTGTGACAAAGAAGCGGACATTCTGCTAAATGCTGCTCCTATGCACGATGTAGGCAAGATAGGTATCCCTGATAACATCCTCATCAAGCCGGGAAAACTTACCCCGGAAGAGTGGAAAACCATGATGACTCATACCGCAATCGGGGGAAAAATCATTGGCGTTCATGATAACAACCTTATGACCACAGCCAGAACCGTCGCTTTAACCCATCATGAAAAATGGAACGGAACAGGCTACCCTAACGGTTTGTCTGGTAAAAATATTCCCATCGAAGGACGTATTGCGGCCATTGCCGACGTATTTGACGCTTTGACGTCCAAGCGACCATACAAAAATGCTTGGCCAGAGGAAAAAGCCTTTGATCTTATTTTAAAAGAGCGGGGCGAACATTTTGATCCTGAACTCGTTGAAATTTTCTTTAAGAACATAGAGGAAATAATTTCCATCAAACAGCAGTATAGTAAATAG